One region of Oryza sativa Japonica Group chromosome 5, ASM3414082v1 genomic DNA includes:
- the LOC4338794 gene encoding putative disease resistance protein RGA3, translating into MPAPAPAAPWPVSQEISSLADRLLAHAGGDGDGAAGMRDLAGALLRIQPVARGVERRGDAGQRDLADWLLQLKGAVAEADDLLDELLLRRRHGSRLSPSLASCLARGKPPSRELKRLVGRIDRIHDVSERLVDAAAEEEAGEAGRGVRSPNRVTGSVLTERKVFGREKECGEVISRLVDCPENACSSALPVVAIVGHGGMGKTTVAQFVYNDERIEQKFDIKAWVCVWDRSDAAELTREILQSIGGPDDTLYGDNSAKLDILQAKLEVLVRSKRFLLVLDDVWNDEAKMELENKDLWRKVLAPLRSAGRGSKILVTTRMKLVARYLNSTHVVSLDVLGSSDCWLLLKEAALGGESKDIPPDLQEIGRTIAAKAKGSPLVSKALGQMLRNTRSTWRWRALLDAEISHNIIISSLQHSYQHLPGHLQRCFAYCSIFPRGCRFQRDKLVKMWVALGFIQTSRKERKGEYDLAQEYFYDLLSRSFFCAASKDNQTFYFLDNLMHDLAQHASVHDCMKIDEGMPSVIPPTVRHLSVSTDYFPQLKSKCKLERLRTLLVLRSSSLSLSHLPSKFLSEFKNLRVLDLSESDILELPETISQLFHLHYLALCHMTSKLPKCIYKLVQSGVLDMPILLFPDSHPRGMSKFVTQKTS; encoded by the coding sequence atgcccgcgcccgcgcccgcggcgccGTGGCCCGTGTCGCAGGAGATCTCGTCCCTGGCCGACCGCCTCCTCgcccacgccggcggcgacggcgacggcgccgcgggGATGCGGGACctcgcgggcgcgctcctccggATCCAGCCCGTCGCGCGCGGGGTCGagcggcgcggggacgcgggGCAGCGCGACCTCGCGGACTGGCTCCTCCAGCTCAagggcgccgtcgccgaggccgacgacctcctcgacgagctcctcctccgccgccgccacgggagCCGGCTCAGCCCTTCGTTAGCGTCCTGCTTAGCTCGCGGCAAGCCGCCCTCCCGGGAGCTCAAGCGACTGGTGGGCAGGATCGACCGCATCCACGACGTCTCCGAGCGTCTCGTTGACGCCGCGGCGGAAGAAGAAGCCGGCGAGGCGGGTCGCGGCGTGAGGTCGCCGAACCGCGTGACCGGCTCCGTGCTCACGGAGAGGAAGGTGTTTGGGCGTGAGAAAGAGTGTGGCGAGGTAATCAGCAGGCTGGTGGATTGTCCGGAGAATGCATGCTCTTCTGCTCTTCCGGTTGTTGCAATCGTCGGACATGGTGGAATGGGGAAGACAACCGTTGCGCAGTTCGTTTACAACGATGAGAGGATTGAACAGAAATTTGATATCAAAGCCTGGGTCTGTGTCTGGGATAGATCTGATGCCGCAGAGCTAACAAGGGAGATATTGCAGTCCATTGGTGGTCCGGATGATACGCTGTACGGTGATAATTCTGCCAAATTGGATATTCTGCAGGCAAAACTTGAAGTATTGGTCAGGTCAAAGAGGTTTCTACTAGTTCTTGATGATGTTTGGAATGATGAGGCTAAGATGGAGCTGGAGAATAAGGATCTGTGGAGAAAGGTGCTGGCACCTCTTAGGTCTGCCGGGAGAGGCAGCAAGATCTTGGTGACCACTCGAATGAAACTAGTAGCGCGGTATCTCAATTCGACTCATGTTGTCTCCCTTGATGTGTTGGGAAGCAGCGACTGCTGGTTGTTGTTAAAGGAGGCTGCTCTGGGTGGAGAAAGCAAGGATATTCCTCCTGATTTGCAAGAGATTGGAAGAACCATTGCTGCAAAGGCAAAGGGCTCCCCTTTAGTTTCCAAGGCTCTTGGACAGATGCTAAGAAACACCAGGAGTACATGGAGGTGGAGAGCACTTCTGGATGCAGAAATTAGTCATAACATCATTATATCGTCTCTCCAACACAGTTATCAGCACTTACCTGGACACCTTCAGCGATGCTTTGCATACTGCAGCATATTTCCAAGGGGCTGTAGGTTTCAACGAGATAAATTGGTGAAGATGTGGGTGGCTCTGGGTTTTATTCAAACATCAAGGAAGGAAAGAAAAGGGGAGTATGATTTAGCACAAGAATACTTTTATGATCTGCTTTCACGGTCATTCTTCTGTGCTGCCAGCAAAGACAACcaaacattttatttcctaGATAACCTCATGCACGATTTGGCACAGCACGCTTCTGTTCACGATTGCATGAAAATTGATGAAGGCATGCCTAGTGTGATTCCACCAACAGTGCGCCACTTGTCTGTCTCAACTGATTATTTTCCACAGCTCAAGAGTAAGTGTAAGTTGGAAAGGCTACGGACATTATTAGTTCTTAGAAGCTCTTCGTTGTCATTGAGTCATCTTCCTAGTAAATTTCTATCTGAATTTAAGAACTTGCGTGTTCTTGATCTTAGTGAGTCAGATATTTTAGAATTACCAGAAACCATTAGCCAGTTGTTTCATCTTCATTACCTAGCTTTATGCCACATGACTAGCAAACTTCCCAAATGTATATACAAGCTTGTACAGAGTGGTGTCCTGGATATGCCTATACTGCTATTTCCTGATAGTCATCCTAGAGGTATGAGCAAATTTGTCACACAGAAAACATCTTGA